Part of the Nicotiana tabacum cultivar K326 chromosome 20, ASM71507v2, whole genome shotgun sequence genome, AACATATTTTCTCATACTAATTTCTTTTCTACCTTCCTAGAGTTCATTCTCCCGGGAACTCCATTTAAATTATTCTGGTGGATTCTTTCCGATCTACTTCCTTTATGATTTCGTTCGAAATCATATAAAGACAATTCCTATTTGATGTAGCTGTTTGTGCAAGTATTTTGCGGTTAAGAAGTAAATGTCTCTTGTACATATGGCGTATTAATCTACTTTAACTATAGGATATTTCCCTTTCGCGAATTACTTCGTTTATCTGAGTGATCCACAAACGACGAAAATCTCTCTTTTTCCTATTCCTATTCTGATGAGCCGAAACTAAAGCTCTTATTTTCTATTGAGTAATAGTTCCAGTAAGCTTTGAATGAGCCCTCGAAAGCTTGATGTAAATAAACGAATTTTTGTTCTACGTCTCCGAACTATATATCCCCGTTTAATTCTGATCATTGAATAAATGAAACTTTGACGAATAACTAATCGTTTGCCTTTCACGTTTTGCTGCGATCACGGTACACTGTCATTTgcattttcttaattttgttgtGATTACTCCAAGTATGCAACACCAACAATATTGTTTCTGGTGCCGCAACCGAATTTTCTGTCTGATGATCCTAAAACGTCATAGATAGTTTTGTTAACTTATACACATGATCAGTGGACAATTATAGTGCAAATAGACATGATAAAGGGTCGGAGTGTTACAATTTTTGCATTAATGATTCATTGATAAGATATATATATTCATAAAAAATAAGCATTTATTGACTCGTGTTGTTTTTTCTCAATAAATTTTAGCAAATAATACATAGCAATTCTTAGAAGTTTTAACCTCAAACTTTGCTCCTACACTTGATGATTTCTATTTAGGAGTTCTTCTCAAGTTTAATTTTTTACTGTATAAGAGAACCCTGTAGAATAAAGAAACGGTTTATAAACAAAGAAATGGAATGTAGTTAAGGAATAATATGTATTTTGAAAGAAAACAGAGAAGCATCTCAAGAAAGTTAGGGACGTTTACAAGTGCATGAAATTTTAAATTGTATCGAGGTGCTGGTGTTGTAGGCATctaaaataggagacaatgcatCATGTTCCATTGCTAATAATTTGTTAAGATATTTTTCAGGAGCTGTTTGGACTTTACATCAATGTAACAAAATGGTTGTTGTTGGCGGAAATTAGTAGTTTGTGTTGTTCCTTCTATTGTCATGTGGGAATTGTAGAATAGGAGAAATACAATTAGACAATGGAGGCAGTAACCGAGCCAGAAATTTCATTAAGGGGTGTTAATAtaaaaaagtaaacacataaaaaaAACTAAGGAGATTCAACATACAGTATAtattcataaaaataaaattttagccTAACTATACAGTATAATTTTCCGGTAAAGGGGTGTCAAACTGACACCCTTTAGCCTAAGGTGGTTCCGCCACTTAATGGAggcatgatttttttttttttttggtaactaacGATTTTACTAATTACCAGAATGATTACACTGAGGATCCATAGCTAGACTACATCACGGTCTGCTATCTAGTCTAGTACTACTACTATTAGAACACAGAGAACTGCATAACTACTAGAGCTAAACTAAATATTAAGCTGCTGAACCAGATTTTTAATTCTAGTACACGCCCGGATATTACAAACATATGCTATCTCCCTCACCAATTGACTGTGACTCTTTGCTATTTTTTCAAACCTTCTCTGATTTCTCTCAATCCACATAGTATGCACCCATTCAGTGTAAGCCAACTTAAAGATTTGAAGCTCTTTTGTGTTTTATCCTTTGATGCTTTAATGATCCATTTCTCCGGCAGCTCCCATCGTGATGTCCTAAAGAGAGGAACCTGCATCCATTTCAACACTCCTTCCCAGACTTTGTTAGAGAAAGGACACTCCATGAATAAGTGGTTTCTTGTTTCATCGTGACTGTTAcatagattgcatataggatcaACATTTATCCCCCATGAGACATATCTATCAACAGTCAGTAGCTTCCCATGCATCTGCGGTCAAACTGTGAATTGAGCTTTTGGTCTAGCATCATTTCCAAATCGCAAAGTCTTCCAAGTTATTCTCTCATTATCACCAATAAGCTTACGATAAATCTGCTTGATTAAACTGCCTGTTTTGGTATCTTGAATTAATGCCATTGTTTCTCTTGCTTCAAATATTTTCCTCACTATCCATCTTGCCCGTTGAGGAATAGGCATTTGACTAAATTGTTGGTTTATGATATAGTAGGCATGTAACCACCTGATCCACAACCTATTTGCCTTATGCTCAATATCCCAACTTGCCTTAGTTATTGCAGCTTTATTCCATAGTCGTATATTTAGCAAGCCTAGGCCACCAATTGATTTTGGAGTGCAAACCTTATCCCAAGCAATTAGTGCTTTTCTTGTGATTGTGTTTGTACCAGACCATAAGTAGCTTCTACAATAGGCCTCAATTGTAATCCTTCTGCATATGATAGTTTCTTTGCGGTCCAAGATGAGATTCTGGATACCATTTTGTTGATCAATGGTTGCCATTGTAGTAATGAGATCTTTTTAGTGGACAGGGGGATTCCCAGATATTTGAAGGGGAGCTCGCCTTTTGGAAATCCTAACTTAAGAAGGATTTGATCTTGAATGCTCTGAGTGACTCCTCCAAAATAAATGGAGGCATGATTTCTTTTAAAAGATTGGTTCACGAAGTCACAAATACTTTGCATAAGTTACTAGTGGTCAAATGCTTAATGTCCCTTGTGAATTGGCCTGAAATTGTgcaaaaaggaaaggaaagaaaagacagaaAATGGATTCAATATATCTGTTTCCTACCTCCTCCCACCAACATGATGTATGCAATACATTTGTCTTTTTTCTAGAAGGGTAGTAAATCATAAATGATTGATCAGAATTTAAAAGCAGTGGGTGCACCTATTAATATGTACACATACTTTTTAgcatttatttataaaaataaaaatatagtatAAAGTATGAGTCTGTCTAGTGCACCTGCAACTAAAATACAACACAAAAAGAAATTACAGGGactctttgaaatgaaaattttgcTAAACTGCTAGATGAGATTTTTTGCACTATTCAGTATAATGTTAACATTCTCCAAACAACATGTTCATAATCGGATGAAAACGTCACATATCACAGTAACTTATTTTCATGTCTTATATCACCTGAGATATCTGAGAAATCATGTATCGACATAACAGCCGAATGCTGAGTTCATATATGATAACACACTGAAAAGACGGAAATTTATCAGGTTTCAAGGTACAGCTAAGGTTTCAATCGTAGCATGTAAGATTGGATATGGAACAACTAAGTGTTTCTccacgagagagagagagagagagagagagagagagagagtggaaGTCATTTTTTCACAGCAATCACAACTAAACAGAATAAAAGGATATATAACTGAGGGGAATGAACAAAGAACTACCTAGAAGATCATATTAACATCCACTTAACTTCCAAAACAACACTTTAATGTTtcagaaaataaaatataaaaatgctctAAGTAGATGGTAGCTATAGTCATCCTTGATTCAGTTTAGCCTCAACGTTTAAGAGGATGACTAACGTAAGTAACATGCCTCTACTTTCATACATAATAAGCAACTTCTCATTTGACCTGGAGTTCCCGATGGTGATCACATCAGCATCCATATTATTAATGGAATGGACGATGTCATTGAAGTTTGAATAGAAAATGTGGGTGTGAATCTGTCACAAAAAATGGCAGTGATGATTAGAACCACGTAACAGAAGAAAAAAGTAGTTTTTTATAATCGAGAAAATCCCCGAGGGCCAACTAGCGCACAGTtgaaactcggtggataatgaCCTGCCCCTCTACCCATCTTCACTTAAATACCAAACTTTTGTCAGCAGCAAGATTCGAACTCATGATGTACGACTAACATCACGCGTTGTGCTCTACAACCAAACCAAAACCCTGGGACAAAGAAGAAAATACCTTAAAAGAAAAACTTCCCCAATAACATAAAACACCTCTTGGTTCTATCCAGCTCTTAGCTTTACTGGACAACTATTGGAAAGAAAGAACCAATTTCACACATATGAATTTGCTTATAAATCTTTTAGTCTCCTTGCAATACTGCTTGACATCATGTTAATCCTTCAGAAATGCGGGGAAAACACTATGTTCCTTAAACTCATCTAATTCATATTACTGCTCTTTGAGCGAAAGGTACATGAATTCAGAAGCTAGTTTAGTAGAAAAATACATAGACTACCGAAGATAGAAATTCTGATGTAGGAAGAAACTTCTGAAGAATTAGCTAAGCACAACAGACTTTGAAAGAGATAAAAAAATTTGAAGACTAAGACTTTGACAGATATAATAATAATCATTTGACTTGCAGATTAAGGACGAGACTGAATATCGACCTGGGTACTGTCTTGAACACTAAAGTTGGTTATCCTGAATGAATCCACAGCCCAGTTCAAGCAGAAAGCTTCCTCGGGCTTTCTAAGAGGCAACGCCTCCCTTAAAGCAGCTCCATCAACTTGAATGACATTAATGCCAGCCTTCTCAAGATCTTTAACCTCATCCTTAATAGCCAAAGCAATTTGATAGCAAGTCTCAAATCTAAACAGCAACAAAATACCAGTCGACTTAGATGTATGAGATGCTGAATGAGGGGAAGAAAAGCGTTTAAGCTTAAAAATTCAAACCTCAGTGCCTGCTTCTTAGGCATAAGCATAACAAAGTCTAGCTCTTCCTGGAGTTTGACTACTTTGCTGATTTCCTCTGTAATATACTTGACATTTCCTTCCCCCGAGATCCTTCAATAGTCAGAGAAAAAACAAT contains:
- the LOC107768253 gene encoding 5-methyltetrahydropteroyltriglutamate--homocysteine methyltransferase-like, giving the protein MLMPKKQALRFETCYQIALAIKDEVKDLEKAGINVIQVDGAALREALPLRKPEEAFCLNWAVDSFRITNFSVQDSTQIHTHIFYSNFNDIVHSINNMDADVITIGNSRSNEKLLIMYESRGMLLTLVILLNVEAKLNQG